CGAGGCGTGCGATCGCCGTCGCGCGGCCTTCCGCGTCGAGGTCGATCCAGGCCCCTTGCAGGCGGAGCTCTCCGGTCGCGACCTCGAAGCGCCGCGGACTCTGGTGCAGGAAGCGATGCAGCACGGCCTCGCTGGCCATGCCGATGATGCCGCCGTGTGGACCGGTCATCCCGGCGTCGCTGAGGAAGGCGGTGCCGCCGGGCAGGATGCGCTCGTCGGCGGTCTGCACGTGCGTGTGCGTGCCGACCACGGCGCTCACGCGCCCGTCCAGGTAGCGCCCGAGGGCGAGTTTCTCGCTGCTCGCCTCGGCGTGCATGTCCACGAAGACGGGACCGCGCCCGCCCCACTCGGCGAGCGCGGCGTCGGCGCAGCGGAAGGGGCAGTCCACGGGAGGCATGAAGACGCGGCCGACCAGGTTGAGCACGAGCAGTTCGCCCCCCGCCGGCAGGGGGAGCACGGCGCGGCCGCTGCCGGGATTGCCCGGGGGGTAGTTGTGCGGACGCAGCACGCGCTCCGCGCCGGCGGCGAGGTAGGCGGCACCCTCTTTGTTGTCGAAGCTGTGATTGCCGCCCGTCAGGCAGTCCACCCCGGCGCCGAGCAGCGAGCGCGCGATCTGGGGAGTGAAGCCGGTCCCGGCGGCGGCGTTCTCCGCGTTGGCGATCACGCAGTCGGGGGCCAGGCGCGCGCGCAGCTTCGGCAGGAGGGCCGCCAGCGCCTCGCGCCCCGGACGTCCCATGATATCGGCGATGAAGAGCAGGCGCATTCTCGATCTCGGGGGTCGCGTCCCAGGGCCGGTGCGCGCGCCGGGACGGGCAAAGAAAATTCCCCACACATT
This portion of the bacterium genome encodes:
- a CDS encoding YmdB family metallophosphoesterase, translated to MRLLFIADIMGRPGREALAALLPKLRARLAPDCVIANAENAAAGTGFTPQIARSLLGAGVDCLTGGNHSFDNKEGAAYLAAGAERVLRPHNYPPGNPGSGRAVLPLPAGGELLVLNLVGRVFMPPVDCPFRCADAALAEWGGRGPVFVDMHAEASSEKLALGRYLDGRVSAVVGTHTHVQTADERILPGGTAFLSDAGMTGPHGGIIGMASEAVLHRFLHQSPRRFEVATGELRLQGAWIDLDAEGRATAIARLDLPLAAGDAAFGEGPWDCSTAIASGTNSCGRSPKAWTSCPNRRA